CGGCCCTGGGACGGCCTCAGACAGCCGAAGACGTGGGAAGCCTCGTCGCCTATCTCGCCTCGGAAGAAGCAAGGAACATCACGGGCCAGGCAATCAGCGTCGATGGCGGCGCCGTCATGACCTGAAGGCCCAATGACCACGGCTCATCAGGGAAAGGAAATTGTTTGCCACATCGACAAAACTTTGTCGATGTGGATTTACTAAGCGCCCGAGAGAGGAGAGGGAGAGCAAGAATAAAATATGGCCGGTATTGAATTTTATGGTATATAGGATATTAAAAGCCTTCGGGGGTGCTTATGAACGTTTCCAATCTTATCAGACGACCTGTCCAGGAAACTCCGGGAAAACCCGCGATTATTTTTGAAGACCGCCAAATCTCCTATTCGGAACTGGACCGGTTGATCAACCGGACCGCCCAAGGATTATCAGACCTGGGACTGAAAAGAGGAGAGGTCCTTTCCCTTTTTCTGCCCAGCCTCCCGGAGTTGATCATCGCCTATTTGGGGACCGTTCGGGCCGGGTTGACGGTCAATGTGGTCAATGCCATGCTCCGGGAACAGGAAGTGGCCTATATCCTGAAAGACTGTGGGTCCCGGGCCGTTCTGACCGATGCCCAAAGGCTGCCGATTATCGAATCCCTCCGGTCTGAGGTTCCCTCGCTGACCGTGATCCTCTCCCTTAAAAATCAGGAGGCCAAGGACTATCCCGTCCTTGAATCCATGCTTGCCGCAGGAAAAGGCCTCTTGGATCCTCCGGAAACCAAAGGAAGCGACCTGTGTCATCTCATGTATACTTCGGGCACGACCGGCCGGCCCAAGGGGGTCATGGCCACTCATCTTAATGTCTGGCACAATGCCCGGGAATTCGGGAAGGTCCACTTTAAACCCGAGGACACCATCATGGTGGCCACCCCCATCTTCCATTGCTGGGGGCTGGTCAACGGCACCTTGGGCATGCTTTCCCAGGGAGGCACGGTTATTACCGTAGAACGATTTTATCCCGACAAGACCCTGGAGGCCATCGAGCGATTTAAACCGACGGTCTTTCAGGGGGTCCCTCCCATGTATAATCTCCTGCTGAAACAACCGGACCTGGATCAGCGGGAAACCGGATCGGTCCGCTTCTGCCTTTCGGCGGCCACCAAAATGCCGGAGAATCTCATTCGTCAGATAGAAGAGCGGCTTAAATGGCGCTATGCCGAGGCCTGGGGTCTGACCGAAGTCTCTTGTGTCGGGACTACTTCCCCTTACACGGAAACCCGCATCGGCTCCTGCGGCAAAGGAATGGATGACGCCCAGATCAAGGTTGTGGATGAAATGGGGAACATCCTGCCCCCTGGTCAACAAGGAGAATTGTGCGTCCGGGGCACCTGTGTCACCCAGGGGTATCTCAACAAGCCGGAGGCCACCCGGGAGGTCTTTGACGACCAGGGCTGGTTTCATTCCGGGGACATTGCCTGCATGGATGCAGACGGCTACGCCTATATCGTAGATCGCAAGAAGGACATGATCAATGTGGGCGGCGAAAAGGTCTTTCCTTCCGAAGTGGAGGATATGATGCTGGCTTTTTCCAAGATCAAAGACCTGGTCATTGTCGGCATCCCCGATGAAATAAAAGGGGAGGCCCCCAAGGCCTTTATTCAGCTTCAGGAAGGGGAAACCGCTTCGATAGAAGAGATTCGAAGCTTTTGCCGGACCCGAATGGCCCCATATAAAGTGCCGGTGGCCGTTGAATTCGTGGACGAAATTCCTCGATCTGCAGCCGGAAAGGCCCTTCGCCGGATATTACGGGATAAGGAATGGAA
This genomic interval from Deltaproteobacteria bacterium contains the following:
- a CDS encoding SDR family oxidoreductase, producing ALGRPQTAEDVGSLVAYLASEEARNITGQAISVDGGAVMT
- a CDS encoding AMP-binding protein — its product is MNVSNLIRRPVQETPGKPAIIFEDRQISYSELDRLINRTAQGLSDLGLKRGEVLSLFLPSLPELIIAYLGTVRAGLTVNVVNAMLREQEVAYILKDCGSRAVLTDAQRLPIIESLRSEVPSLTVILSLKNQEAKDYPVLESMLAAGKGLLDPPETKGSDLCHLMYTSGTTGRPKGVMATHLNVWHNAREFGKVHFKPEDTIMVATPIFHCWGLVNGTLGMLSQGGTVITVERFYPDKTLEAIERFKPTVFQGVPPMYNLLLKQPDLDQRETGSVRFCLSAATKMPENLIRQIEERLKWRYAEAWGLTEVSCVGTTSPYTETRIGSCGKGMDDAQIKVVDEMGNILPPGQQGELCVRGTCVTQGYLNKPEATREVFDDQGWFHSGDIACMDADGYAYIVDRKKDMINVGGEKVFPSEVEDMMLAFSKIKDLVIVGIPDEIKGEAPKAFIQLQEGETASIEEIRSFCRTRMAPYKVPVAVEFVDEIPRSAAGKALRRILRDKEWKK